The Myxocyprinus asiaticus isolate MX2 ecotype Aquarium Trade chromosome 31, UBuf_Myxa_2, whole genome shotgun sequence genome has a segment encoding these proteins:
- the LOC127422033 gene encoding transcription elongation factor SPT5 isoform X1, producing MSDSEDSDFSDNPSERSSEAEEAEENEDEEEQRSLAGSDKAAEEEGEDLEDEEEYDEEEEEDDDRPRKKPRHGGFILDEADVDDEYEDEDPWEDGAEDILEKEEAEVSNIDHVVLDEDHSGSRRLQNLWRDSREEALGEYYMRKYAKSSGGEHFYGGSEDLSDDITQQQLLPGVKDPNLWTVKCKIGEERATAISLMRKFIAYQCTDTPLQIKSVVAPEHVKGYIYVEAYKQTHVKAAIEGVGNLRMGFWNQQMVPIKEMTDVLKVVKEVTNLKPKSWVRLKRGLYKDDIAQVDYVEPSQNTISLKMIPRIDLDRIKARMSMKDWFAKRKKFKRPAQRLFDAEKIRSIGGEVSHDGDFMIFEGNRYSRKGFLFKSFAMSAVITEGVKPTLSELEKFEDQPEGIDLEVVTETTGKEREHNLQSGDNVEVCEGELINLQGKILSVDGNKITIMPKHEDLKDPLEFPAHELRKYFRMGDHVKVIAGRYEGDTGLIVRVEENFVILFSDLTMHELKVLPRDLQLCSETASGVDAGGQHEWGELVQLDPQTVGVIVRLERETFQVLNMHGKVLTVRHQAVNRRKDNRFAVALDSEQNNIHVKDIVKVIDGPHSGREGEIRHLFRGFAFLHCKKLVENGGMFVCKTRHLVLAGGSKPRDVTNFTVGGFAPMSPRISSPMHPGGGGQQQRGGGGGGGGGGGMGRGRGRRDNDLIGQTVRISQGPYKGYIGVVKDATESTARVELHSTCQTISVDRQRLTTVGAKRHGGMTSTHGRTPMYGSQTPMYGTGSRTPMYGSQTPIHDGSRTPHYGSQTPIHDGSRTPGQSGAWDPSNPNTPSRPDDDFEFGFDDEPSPSPQGYGGTPNPQTPGYPEVPSPQVNPQYNPQTPGTPAMYNTDQYSPYAAPSPQGSYQPSPSPQSYHQVAPSPVGYQNTHSPASYHPTPSPMAYQASPSPSPVGYSPMTPGAPSPGGYNPHTPGSNIDQASNDWVTTDIMVRVKDTFLDGGVINQTGVIRSVTGGMCSVFLQDTEKVVSISSEHLEPVTPTKNNKVKVILGEDREATGVLLSIDGEDGIVRMELDEQLKILNLRFLGKLEV from the exons GATGAAGAAGAACAGAGGAGTTTAGCTGGCAGTGACAAAGCTGCTGAGGAGGAGGGGGAAGATTTGGAGGACGAGGAGGAATATGatgaagaggaagaagaggatgaTGACCGGCCCAGGAAAAAACCTCGGCACGGTGGCTTCATTTTGGATGAAGCCG ATGTTGATGACGAGTATGAAGATGAAGATCCATGGGAAGACGGGGCTGAAGACATCTTGGAAAAAG AGGAAGCCGAAG TTTCCAACATTGACCACGTAGTTCTGGATGAGGATCACTCTGGTTCAAGGAGGTTGCAGAATCTCTGGAG GGACTCACGAGAGGAAGCTCTGGGGGAATACTACATGAGGAAATATGCCAAGTCCTCAGGAGGCGAGCA TTTCTATGGTGGCTCTGAAGACCTTTCTGATGACATCACCCAGCAACAGTTGCTTCCTGGGGTCAA GGATCCTAATTTGTGGACTGTTAAATGTAAG ATTGGAGAGGAGAGAGCAACTGCCATCTCCCTGATGCGGAAATTCATCGCTTATCAATGCACGGATACA CCACTTCAAATTAAATCTGTGGTGGCCCCTGAGCATGTCAAAGGTTATATCTACGTGGAGGCATATAAACAGACCCATGTCAAGGCTGCCATTGAGGGTGTTGGCAATCTTCGCATGGGCTTCTGGAACCAGCAGATGGTGCCTATTAAAGAGATGACAGATGTCCTGAAAGTGGTTAAGGAAGTGACTAACCTTAAGCCCAAGTCTTGGGTTCGTCTTAAGAGAGGCCTTTATAAAGATGACATCGCCCAG GTTGACTATGTCGAACCGAGCCAAAATACGATCTCACTGAAAATGATTCCTCGTATTGATTTGGACCGTATCAAAGCAAGGATGAGCATG AAAGACTGGTTTGCAAAGAGAAAGAAGTTTAAGAGACCTGCTCAGAGGCTTTTTGATGCTGAAAAGATCCG GTCTATTGGTGGTGAGGTCAGCCATGATGGTGATTTCATGATATTTGAAGGCAACCGCTACAGCCGCAAAGGtttcctgttcaaaagttttgcCATGTCAGCTGTG ATCACAGAAGGGGTCAAACCCACACTGTCAGAGCTGGAGAAGTTTGAGGACCAACCAGAGGGTATTGACCTGGAAGTGGTCACAGAGACCACAG GTAAAGAGCGAGAACATAATCTTCAGTCAGGAGACAATGTGGAGGTGTGTGAGGGAGAATTGATCAACCTCCAGGGCAAAATCCTTAGTGTGGATGGCAACAAGATCACCATCATGCCCAAGCATGAGGACCTCAAG GACCCTCTTGAGTTTCCAGCTCACGAGTTGAGGAAGTACTTTCGTATGGGTGACCATGTGAAGGTTATCGCGGGGCGTTATGAAGGTGACACAGGCCTCATAGTCCGAGTGGAGGAGAACTTTGTCATTCTTTTCTCTGACCTCACCATGCATGAG TTGAAGGTCTTGCCGCGGGACCTGCAGCTGTGCTCTGAGACTGCCTCAGGTGTGGATGCAGGAGGCCAGCATGAGTGGGGAGAGCTGGTACAGTTAGACCCCCAAACTGTGGGTGTTATCGTCAGGCTGGAGAGAGAGACCTTCCAG GTTCTGAACATGCACGGGAAAGTTTTAACTGTGCGGCATCAGGCAGTGAACCGGCGGAAGGACAATCGCTTTGCTGTCGCTCTTGACTCTGAGCAAAACAACATCCATGTGAAAGATATTGTGAAAGTCATCGATGGACCTCACTCG GGCCGTGAAGGTGAAATTCGCCATCTCTTCAGAGGCTTTGCTTTTCTTCACTgtaagaagctggttgagaatgGAGGCATGTTTGTCTGTAAGACACGCCACCTCGTTCTAGCAGGAGGCTCAAAG CCTAGAGATGTGACCAATTTCACAGTAGGAGGCTTTGCTCCAATGAGTCCACGGATCAGCAGCCCAATGCACCCAGGAGGAGGTG GTCAACAgcaaagaggaggaggaggaggaggaggaggaggtggaggcaTGGGTCGGGGCCGTGGACGACGAGACAATGATCTGATTGGCCAGACTGTCCGTATATCCCAGGGACCATACAAAG GCTATATTGGAGTGGTGAAGGATGCCACAGAATCAACAGCTAGGGTAGAGCTCCACTCAACCTGCCAGACCATCTCTGTGGACCGCCAGCGTCTTACAACTGT AGGTGCCAAGCGACATGGAGGAATGACTTCCACCCATGGACGAACCCCGATGTATGGCTCTCAGACACCCATGTATGGAACTGGCTCACGTACCCCCATGTATGGTAGCCAGACACCTATCCATGATG GAAGCCGAACTCCTCATTATGGCTCTCAGACTCCAATTCATGATGGGAGCAGGACGCCCGGTCAGAGCGGTGCATGGGACCCCAGCAATCCAAACACACCATCCCG ACCTGATGATGATTTTGAGTTTGGCTTTGATGATGAGCCATCTCCATCTCCTCAAGGCTATGGTGGCACGCCCAACCCTCAGACTCCTGGCTACCCAGAAGTGCCCTCCCCACAGGTCAACCCACAGTACAACCCTCAGACTCCTGGGACCCCTGCCAT GTACAACACCGACCAGTATTCCCCATATGCTGCACCATCTCCGCAGGGATCCTACCAGCCCAGTCCCAGCCCACAGAGTTACCACCAAGTGGCCCCAAGCCCAGTGGGATACCAAAACACACACTCGCCCGCCAGTTACCACCCCACCCCCTCACCCATGGCCTACCAG GCCAGTCCGAGCCCCAGCCCGGTAGGATACAGTCCAATGACTCCTGGAGCTCCATCTCCAGGAGGCTACAACCCTCACACCCCTGGATCTAACATCGACCAGGCCTCTAATGATTGGGTCACCACAGACATCATGGTGCGTGTCAAAGACACATTCCTGGATGGAGGCGTCATCAACCAGACCGGTGTCATCCGCAGCGTCACT GGGGGGATGTGCTCTGTGTTCCTTCAAGACACAGAGAAGGTGGTTAGCATTTCAAGTGAACACCTGGAGCCTGTAACGCCAACCAAAAACAACAAG GTGAAGGTGATTCTGGGAGAGGACAGAGAGGCCACAGGTGTCCTGCTCAGTATTGATGGTGAAGATGGCATTGTTAGAATGGAGTTGGATGAGCAACTGAAGATTCTTAATCTTCGCTTCCTTGGGAAATTGGAAGTATAA
- the LOC127422033 gene encoding transcription elongation factor SPT5 isoform X2, with product MSDSEDSDFSDNPSERSSEAEEAEENEDEEEQRSLAGSDKAAEEEGEDLEDEEEYDEEEEEDDDRPRKKPRHGGFILDEADVDDEYEDEDPWEDGAEDILEKVSNIDHVVLDEDHSGSRRLQNLWRDSREEALGEYYMRKYAKSSGGEHFYGGSEDLSDDITQQQLLPGVKDPNLWTVKCKIGEERATAISLMRKFIAYQCTDTPLQIKSVVAPEHVKGYIYVEAYKQTHVKAAIEGVGNLRMGFWNQQMVPIKEMTDVLKVVKEVTNLKPKSWVRLKRGLYKDDIAQVDYVEPSQNTISLKMIPRIDLDRIKARMSMKDWFAKRKKFKRPAQRLFDAEKIRSIGGEVSHDGDFMIFEGNRYSRKGFLFKSFAMSAVITEGVKPTLSELEKFEDQPEGIDLEVVTETTGKEREHNLQSGDNVEVCEGELINLQGKILSVDGNKITIMPKHEDLKDPLEFPAHELRKYFRMGDHVKVIAGRYEGDTGLIVRVEENFVILFSDLTMHELKVLPRDLQLCSETASGVDAGGQHEWGELVQLDPQTVGVIVRLERETFQVLNMHGKVLTVRHQAVNRRKDNRFAVALDSEQNNIHVKDIVKVIDGPHSGREGEIRHLFRGFAFLHCKKLVENGGMFVCKTRHLVLAGGSKPRDVTNFTVGGFAPMSPRISSPMHPGGGGQQQRGGGGGGGGGGGMGRGRGRRDNDLIGQTVRISQGPYKGYIGVVKDATESTARVELHSTCQTISVDRQRLTTVGAKRHGGMTSTHGRTPMYGSQTPMYGTGSRTPMYGSQTPIHDGSRTPHYGSQTPIHDGSRTPGQSGAWDPSNPNTPSRPDDDFEFGFDDEPSPSPQGYGGTPNPQTPGYPEVPSPQVNPQYNPQTPGTPAMYNTDQYSPYAAPSPQGSYQPSPSPQSYHQVAPSPVGYQNTHSPASYHPTPSPMAYQASPSPSPVGYSPMTPGAPSPGGYNPHTPGSNIDQASNDWVTTDIMVRVKDTFLDGGVINQTGVIRSVTGGMCSVFLQDTEKVVSISSEHLEPVTPTKNNKVKVILGEDREATGVLLSIDGEDGIVRMELDEQLKILNLRFLGKLEV from the exons GATGAAGAAGAACAGAGGAGTTTAGCTGGCAGTGACAAAGCTGCTGAGGAGGAGGGGGAAGATTTGGAGGACGAGGAGGAATATGatgaagaggaagaagaggatgaTGACCGGCCCAGGAAAAAACCTCGGCACGGTGGCTTCATTTTGGATGAAGCCG ATGTTGATGACGAGTATGAAGATGAAGATCCATGGGAAGACGGGGCTGAAGACATCTTGGAAAAAG TTTCCAACATTGACCACGTAGTTCTGGATGAGGATCACTCTGGTTCAAGGAGGTTGCAGAATCTCTGGAG GGACTCACGAGAGGAAGCTCTGGGGGAATACTACATGAGGAAATATGCCAAGTCCTCAGGAGGCGAGCA TTTCTATGGTGGCTCTGAAGACCTTTCTGATGACATCACCCAGCAACAGTTGCTTCCTGGGGTCAA GGATCCTAATTTGTGGACTGTTAAATGTAAG ATTGGAGAGGAGAGAGCAACTGCCATCTCCCTGATGCGGAAATTCATCGCTTATCAATGCACGGATACA CCACTTCAAATTAAATCTGTGGTGGCCCCTGAGCATGTCAAAGGTTATATCTACGTGGAGGCATATAAACAGACCCATGTCAAGGCTGCCATTGAGGGTGTTGGCAATCTTCGCATGGGCTTCTGGAACCAGCAGATGGTGCCTATTAAAGAGATGACAGATGTCCTGAAAGTGGTTAAGGAAGTGACTAACCTTAAGCCCAAGTCTTGGGTTCGTCTTAAGAGAGGCCTTTATAAAGATGACATCGCCCAG GTTGACTATGTCGAACCGAGCCAAAATACGATCTCACTGAAAATGATTCCTCGTATTGATTTGGACCGTATCAAAGCAAGGATGAGCATG AAAGACTGGTTTGCAAAGAGAAAGAAGTTTAAGAGACCTGCTCAGAGGCTTTTTGATGCTGAAAAGATCCG GTCTATTGGTGGTGAGGTCAGCCATGATGGTGATTTCATGATATTTGAAGGCAACCGCTACAGCCGCAAAGGtttcctgttcaaaagttttgcCATGTCAGCTGTG ATCACAGAAGGGGTCAAACCCACACTGTCAGAGCTGGAGAAGTTTGAGGACCAACCAGAGGGTATTGACCTGGAAGTGGTCACAGAGACCACAG GTAAAGAGCGAGAACATAATCTTCAGTCAGGAGACAATGTGGAGGTGTGTGAGGGAGAATTGATCAACCTCCAGGGCAAAATCCTTAGTGTGGATGGCAACAAGATCACCATCATGCCCAAGCATGAGGACCTCAAG GACCCTCTTGAGTTTCCAGCTCACGAGTTGAGGAAGTACTTTCGTATGGGTGACCATGTGAAGGTTATCGCGGGGCGTTATGAAGGTGACACAGGCCTCATAGTCCGAGTGGAGGAGAACTTTGTCATTCTTTTCTCTGACCTCACCATGCATGAG TTGAAGGTCTTGCCGCGGGACCTGCAGCTGTGCTCTGAGACTGCCTCAGGTGTGGATGCAGGAGGCCAGCATGAGTGGGGAGAGCTGGTACAGTTAGACCCCCAAACTGTGGGTGTTATCGTCAGGCTGGAGAGAGAGACCTTCCAG GTTCTGAACATGCACGGGAAAGTTTTAACTGTGCGGCATCAGGCAGTGAACCGGCGGAAGGACAATCGCTTTGCTGTCGCTCTTGACTCTGAGCAAAACAACATCCATGTGAAAGATATTGTGAAAGTCATCGATGGACCTCACTCG GGCCGTGAAGGTGAAATTCGCCATCTCTTCAGAGGCTTTGCTTTTCTTCACTgtaagaagctggttgagaatgGAGGCATGTTTGTCTGTAAGACACGCCACCTCGTTCTAGCAGGAGGCTCAAAG CCTAGAGATGTGACCAATTTCACAGTAGGAGGCTTTGCTCCAATGAGTCCACGGATCAGCAGCCCAATGCACCCAGGAGGAGGTG GTCAACAgcaaagaggaggaggaggaggaggaggaggaggtggaggcaTGGGTCGGGGCCGTGGACGACGAGACAATGATCTGATTGGCCAGACTGTCCGTATATCCCAGGGACCATACAAAG GCTATATTGGAGTGGTGAAGGATGCCACAGAATCAACAGCTAGGGTAGAGCTCCACTCAACCTGCCAGACCATCTCTGTGGACCGCCAGCGTCTTACAACTGT AGGTGCCAAGCGACATGGAGGAATGACTTCCACCCATGGACGAACCCCGATGTATGGCTCTCAGACACCCATGTATGGAACTGGCTCACGTACCCCCATGTATGGTAGCCAGACACCTATCCATGATG GAAGCCGAACTCCTCATTATGGCTCTCAGACTCCAATTCATGATGGGAGCAGGACGCCCGGTCAGAGCGGTGCATGGGACCCCAGCAATCCAAACACACCATCCCG ACCTGATGATGATTTTGAGTTTGGCTTTGATGATGAGCCATCTCCATCTCCTCAAGGCTATGGTGGCACGCCCAACCCTCAGACTCCTGGCTACCCAGAAGTGCCCTCCCCACAGGTCAACCCACAGTACAACCCTCAGACTCCTGGGACCCCTGCCAT GTACAACACCGACCAGTATTCCCCATATGCTGCACCATCTCCGCAGGGATCCTACCAGCCCAGTCCCAGCCCACAGAGTTACCACCAAGTGGCCCCAAGCCCAGTGGGATACCAAAACACACACTCGCCCGCCAGTTACCACCCCACCCCCTCACCCATGGCCTACCAG GCCAGTCCGAGCCCCAGCCCGGTAGGATACAGTCCAATGACTCCTGGAGCTCCATCTCCAGGAGGCTACAACCCTCACACCCCTGGATCTAACATCGACCAGGCCTCTAATGATTGGGTCACCACAGACATCATGGTGCGTGTCAAAGACACATTCCTGGATGGAGGCGTCATCAACCAGACCGGTGTCATCCGCAGCGTCACT GGGGGGATGTGCTCTGTGTTCCTTCAAGACACAGAGAAGGTGGTTAGCATTTCAAGTGAACACCTGGAGCCTGTAACGCCAACCAAAAACAACAAG GTGAAGGTGATTCTGGGAGAGGACAGAGAGGCCACAGGTGTCCTGCTCAGTATTGATGGTGAAGATGGCATTGTTAGAATGGAGTTGGATGAGCAACTGAAGATTCTTAATCTTCGCTTCCTTGGGAAATTGGAAGTATAA
- the LOC127421865 gene encoding cytochrome c oxidase subunit 7A2, mitochondrial, whose protein sequence is MRYLLSLPRLASRAFSTTARQMKNKVPERQKVFLEDNGLPIHIKGGTTDVLLYRLTMTITAAGTAFSCYWLLLACMPRSKAQ, encoded by the exons ATGAGATATTTACTG AGTCTTCCCCGGCTAGCCTCACGGGCTTTTAGCACAACAGCCCGTCAAATGAAAAACAAGGTGCCGGAGAGACAGAAGGTTTTTCTG GAGGACAATGGTCTGCCTATCCATATTAAAGGGGGGACCACAGATGTCCTTCTCTACCGCTTAACCATGACCATCACAGCTGCAG GCACTGCCTTTTCCTGTTACTGGTTGCTGTTGGCCTGTATGCCCAGGAGTAAAGCACAATAA